A segment of the Arachis hypogaea cultivar Tifrunner chromosome 5, arahy.Tifrunner.gnm2.J5K5, whole genome shotgun sequence genome:
TTGCATTCTTAATTCTTTCTTCAATTAAGTTATTAATGGtgagtaaaaaaaatttcattggtaaaaagagaaaattaaattcTGATTTTCTTTTCATAAAAATTAACTTTCATTAAGTTGGTTACATTTTTTAAATAAccatacaattttttattttattatttaattaaatatttattaaaccaATAAAATAAGATACATCACACACATGagacataatataatataatttcttaCATGTGTGTGCTATTAGCTAACTCAGATCTGATTTTACCTTTTTGATGAAATGTGTTTTACTTTTCAAAGGATAATTAAcattttatcatataaataattaCACATCCTATAAATACCTATCTATATAGAACTTTTatcttccttccactttttcaaGTTCAATTGCACGCTAAACTAAACGTCTTAAATTCATCCTCTTATCAAAACTCGAAACGGGGTTGACTGCCCTAGTTATTCTATCATTGCATGTCCAAAAAGAATTGTCTCCTAGATAAGAAGATAACTATCGTTTAGAAAATAAAGTGCTCGAGGTACATCATTATTAGCTTTCAAGCCAACCACCAACGTCTGATCCTAAGTGTATCATATATTAAAAGGCCGGCCAATTATATGGTATAAAAATGATCAAATCATTCTAATTAATCACGGAACTATTTCATGTTTCTCCGTCCATTATCCAATAGTCTTAGACTCAACCAGAAAATGAGATACAACTTCAATAATAGGTACAAgacaagagagaacaaaaaaatgcagaaagaaacaaaaattgacaatcCAATTCTTTTCcacctccaaaaaaaaaaaatggttccTAACAAGTGTATTCCTCGCACATATCTAAATTCCTCTCAAGCTTTTATAACAAGGTGTGTCTAGTAACCTGTCTCTTGTACACATGTCGTCTCACTTCAACTCAGTTGGGGCGGCAGGGACGTCAAGAGTGATTCCGGCTTGGATTTGACCCCACCCGATTAGACGCCAATGCTTCTCAACACGTCGGCTAAGTGCGATCTTCTCACCCTTGTTAGTGCACACAGGGGAGGTAAGTTGCAACTTCGCCAGATCATTCTTCACGGCAACAACTCTCGCACCCGTCGACATTGATCCTATGTTCAACATTAGCATCTCTGCTTTAGCCAGCTTAGATACCTTTCCCTGTCTCTCTGAGCCCTTGGTCCGAACACCGAGAAGCCGTCGAAGCAAGAAGAAATTTACCTGCAAAACCATAAAGCAAAAGGAATTCCATCATAAGCAAGTACTTTCTGGCACAGCTAGAGAACTGATTGACTGATTGTGATCCTTCAAGAGTCATGACATCAACCTTTAACGCAAGCAAGGTAGAAATACATAaaaatctagttagtttttaatgtTTTGACTTTAGAGCAGTTCACATCTTGACAACACCTAATGCAAAGCAAGAGGAAAGCGAAAATACAAAGATAAGCTAGACAACTCCATTGAATTGCAGAGCTTAGCAAGCTGATTCAACAACCTAAATTTCATGGAGCGCATGCATAAACTGAAAAGTAGTAGTAGATACAGTCACCTACCTCAAGTTCAACAAAGACCTCCGGCAGTGATCCAACCTCTCCTAGAACTTGCCCGACCAACCTGTCAGCACGGGTCAAAGTGGGATCCATTGTtgttccaacaccaattaaaccTCCTGGCACAGCAAATTGAAGCTCATTTTGCTCGGCAAATAATGAAACTATTCTAGAGTATATGGGTGTGCATCTGATATTTCCACTCTCATCTTTCACAACTATCCCAGGTCGAACTTCAATGAATTGGTTGACCCTCAAAACACCCTGCAGGAATAAATTTTCAGACATGTTCAGCAAGATTGTCATGGTATGCTATGAAGCATGCACAATTTAGCTTCCGTGTCCACATGTCAACATATTTCAAACACAACACTAATCCAAGATTTTGTTTGACCCGTGTCTTTCATGTCCAACTGtcttaataaaaaacaaaaaatgtttTGCCGGACACGCATGGACACCCAAATATCATCATATGTTGGCATGTCCAACTTTATTCTTGACCTATATTCTTGAATCTTGAAATGCATTTAGAAATAGTATAGATTATTGTTTATTAAAAAAGTTAACTTTAATGCTTTATAGAATTtagaaaaaaacattaaaaacattttttaacaATTAGTTTGTACTTTGATATCAATAAATATCAAGATATTACTACAATTTATCTAAGAAGACACCGCGTGTCTCGTGTCATGTCATGTCTCGTGTCGTGATTCATACGGTATATGCTAGCATTCATGTACAGTATTGGAATATTTTCCAAGACTTACCCTCAGGATACTTCCACCAGCTACACCTCCTTTTATTTCGTCAACCTCAAACCCAGGTTTATTAACGTCAAATGACCGAATAACAATCATATTGGGTGGCGAAGTAAAATTCCTTTCTGGGATTGGGATCTTTTTCACAATATACTCACACACAACATCAATATTATACTTCAGTTGTGCTGAAATAGGTACCACTGGTGCACTATCAGCTACAGTTCCCTATATCAGGCCAGTAAACCACCAAAAGACAGGGGAGTACATTAGTTATTGAAGAGAGAATAACTTGTATAGCATAAACCTTTTCATAGAAAACTTACTTCAATGAACTTTTTAATTGTATCATGCTGATTCATTGCCACATTCTCTTGAATCAGATCAACCTTGTTCTGAAGAATTATTATGTGCTGTAGACGCATAATTTCCACAGCAGCTAAATGTTCAGAGGTTTGTGGTTGCGGGCAACTCTCATTAGCAGCTATGAGTAGTAAAGCTCCATCCATGATTGCAGCTCCATTAAGCATTGTGGCCATAAGAATATCATGTCCCTACAGAAATTGGAGAAGTAATATTGAACTCAACATGATGATTGACCGTTAGCTGGCAATACAACGTGCCTTGAAAAAAGATAGCCCAACCAACATGAATATTGAAATTCCAGACAGCGTCGTAATATTAGGaagggagaaaaaaaataaaattattgcagAAACAGCACTGAATAAAATTATTGCAGAAACAGCACTGAATAGCAAATTAAAGTTTAGAACTTTACTGGGCAATCCACAAAAGAAACATGTCTCAGCAACTTCATCTTGGAGTTTTCAAACCCTGGTACATCACACATTGGACTATCTTCCTTTCCACTTCCATAAGCCCTTTAAAAGAAAACAGATCATGCCACTAGTCCCAAAAGACCTTGATAAATGATAATATAAGAACAACTGCAAAATAACTACCTACTTGTAGCACATAGGCCTTGGACACCTATCATCTTCACACTTATATATCTTTGCATTTGCATAGCCAAGCTTGATTGTGATGTTTCTCTCCAACTCATTTTTAAAACGCACGGTCTAGACATTCATAGGAAACCACAGCAGTTAACACTTCATATATCCAAGGCTCAAGGGAAGCCTATAAAACCATTGACAAACTAAAACTGaaaatgtaacaaaaaaaaaaaagattaaaaaaggtatttttaaaaatttaaatgaaatataagTCGTCAAACCAGTTACTAAATCGCTCTAAGAATTGAAAGCTGTTCAGAAGGGCATCCAGAAAACTTGGCTCAAGTGAGTAAATATAACTGGATAATTTATCATATATGACAAATGAAAATCCAATGATTATGGGTTAGGGGAAGCCGACTTTATAGTTCTATACAAACATGTTTCACAAGGATATAAATACATGCCGATGTAAATCGTGCAAAACATCTGTTCTAAGCAAAAATCCTTACAATTCATGAGATTATGACAATGAGTTACCTtcttccccaaaaaaaaaaaaaagaaaaatcaagagaGAAATATTAAAAGCCAAGGAATACCTGAACACCTGATATTGCTTTCACAACAGTTGATTTGCCATGTGCCACATGCCCTATGGTGCCTGTCAGCAGACAATCCATCAGCATTAACAGCATCAATATGAAAGCagcacataattttttatttaatgataaagtATTCTAAATTCAAATATGGCTGTAGACTGTAGTGGATTTCACATTACTGGAACCAAAGATTTGAGAAAAACTGTTACCAATATTAATTGTAGCCTGCCGAGATATGACTTCCGGAGAAAGTGGATGCAATTTTGTCACGTCCAACTTACTCAGGTCCTGTTCCATCAAACCCTTCCTCGACATCTTGGCTTTTTCGATGGAAACTTCAGTTAAGTGAATAACTTGACAATATTTGATGCTGAAATATCTGCATGCATCACAGAACAAGAAATCTGCCTTAGAATATTCACAATTTTCTGTTTAATACCATACATGAGTATATGACACACAAATCATCTATGGAGCCCATCAATTAATGCTAAATACAGATTCATTATTTCTctgaaaatggaaaaaaaaccctACAATTTCCGAAAATAACTTTTTGTAAGCTGTACATAAACCTTTCAGAAATTAGGAACTCTGTAAATATACTCAATTACTCATAAAccaacaaattttaaaagtttgcaCAAATGGCTAGGTACTTGGATAACTCTACAACTAATTAATCAATGGGGACATCGATAGCAGAAAGGTTTAAATTGAGAGTGGTGGTGATGTTGAATCGACTACCAGATATCCACAAAAGCTGctaataaaatcttttcaaactcaaggatTATCAATGTACTATCTCCAATCATAATTACAGTTTCCAACAACAATTCCAAAACTCAACACAATtgtttttggggggggggggggggggggggagagaaaaaataaaagccaataattgattttatattttggtGAAACCATCATGCGAACTGCCAAGCATGAGGTGTGGCTTTAAAAAGTGCTACCGATGCACACATAATAGAAGAaagatataatagtataatacatTAAAATGTTAGGTAAGAATCTTTTGGCCAAATTACTTAGCAACTGGTAAAACCCTTTACAATATACAAACATTGATCCTATTCTTACAAGAAACAACACATATTAACTCTCCACCGCTATCCCTTATCTAGTTCCTTATTGATAACTTTTGGGTACCAATTAAGTCGCAACATTTTCTTACTTATCTCTTCAGCACGATAACACCACTCTAAGCGGagtgtaaaaagaaaaagagaaagaaaaagagaggattaaaataatataaaataaaataaaatagaataaaaaagaaatggcAATTGCTAGCTATTACAAGAAGATTCGAATGTGTCATGATCCTCTCCAAAAAAACTATATACATGGGAAAAGAAGAAATGATAAGTAAATTCTCCAAAGAACAAATTAAGCTCTTCAAGATTCTTAACAATCCATACATCCAAATCCCGAACGATCAAGGTTTATTGCAGCTGCTCCAAAAAGCCGCAAGTTCAAAAGTAATCAAATCAAACACTCCCACTAAACGAATAACTCAAACACCGAATTACATAACCAAAAGCACAAGTGATGGCACACCGATACCCCtcaacagagagagagagagagagagagagagagagagagagagagaaatatatattatatatatataatacctgGAAGGAGCTAAAGCGCAGAATGGATTCAGTAGTTGCTCCGCCGGTGAATACGACGGATAACAGCAACCCAACAACGAAGTATGCGGCGGAGTCAGTAGTGAGTGAGGAGTGAAGATTGAAGCTGGGGTAAGGACTAAGGAGTGCAGTGAGGGGTGTATAGCGGCTTATGGCTTTGGTAGAAGGTGACAACTTACGAGAATTAACTAACCCTAGTTGGGGATGAAAATTGGGAAATGATTTTTTTCTAAAACActattaggtagcgtttggtggagagacagagacagaaagactgagactgagaaacagagactgagagatagggattgaaacaaatctcagtattctgtttggtgcaaaatgggagacaggaattgaaacaagaatgaaactctaatttaatttgcacaaagggtaaaattggaattaattaattgaaatgaaagtatttaaggtataaaatgttattaaagtttcagtttccatctctaaaaattttagtcctctGTGTCCctattttttggaggtactgaaatactgaaattttagagacagagacagaaattttagtactagtctctgaactaacaaacacaatactgagtctcagtctctcagtctctgtctcagtacctgaaaacaaacgctaccttatatattattacttttacaattaaaatatattataaaatagtcttttaatattattaaaattaaaatctttctttttaaaataaaaaagtctccttcgactaatttattttaatattagatgGTATCATGCACAACACTAGTCTCCTCTTAATTTTATATATagattatatgtaaattttaatttaatctttttaaaatttattttaattttattttattatataaatatttttggtcttttttaaatattttatctaacTCGGTCTCTAATTATTATAATACATTTgtgtattttttatctattaatatatataatataataaaagaataGTAGTAAGTCTAACGCTTGACAAATATATAAACTAATTGATCAacaagtatttttatttaaatagttgACAAGTGTCTTGCTAATAAACAGAAAAGCAATTTTTTCACACAACTCTCATCTGCAAAAGATTAAAAGTAAATCTGTAAATATAAATCAGTTGCATGTTGAGCGTGTTTTTtcctttttaagattttagaatttagTTCGGAGAGATTTTGGGGCTGTGGGTTTGTGCGGAACGGTGCTAATTGTGGTGTTACGAGCCTTACATAAatcggccaaga
Coding sequences within it:
- the LOC112800962 gene encoding eukaryotic translation initiation factor 2 subunit gamma translates to MSRKGLMEQDLSKLDVTKLHPLSPEVISRQATINIGTIGHVAHGKSTVVKAISGVQTVRFKNELERNITIKLGYANAKIYKCEDDRCPRPMCYKAYGSGKEDSPMCDVPGFENSKMKLLRHVSFVDCPGHDILMATMLNGAAIMDGALLLIAANESCPQPQTSEHLAAVEIMRLQHIIILQNKVDLIQENVAMNQHDTIKKFIEGTVADSAPVVPISAQLKYNIDVVCEYIVKKIPIPERNFTSPPNMIVIRSFDVNKPGFEVDEIKGGVAGGSILRGVLRVNQFIEVRPGIVVKDESGNIRCTPIYSRIVSLFAEQNELQFAVPGGLIGVGTTMDPTLTRADRLVGQVLGEVGSLPEVFVELEVNFFLLRRLLGVRTKGSERQGKVSKLAKAEMLMLNIGSMSTGARVVAVKNDLAKLQLTSPVCTNKGEKIALSRRVEKHWRLIGWGQIQAGITLDVPAAPTELK